In Actinoplanes derwentensis, the following proteins share a genomic window:
- the pdxR gene encoding MocR-like pyridoxine biosynthesis transcription factor PdxR yields MSGSDFLQLKPGDARPAGLTAWLTEGLRAAIAAGRLTPGDRLPATRLLAAELGVSRGVVVQAYQRLADEGLAGARTGSGTVVTGRGPERSPRPAADRRRTLHQLRLPLSTPDGIEIDLSPGVPDLSAFPRAAWLRAERAVLGRVTAADLRYGDPGGTPRLRSVLVGWLARTRGVRCEADDVIVTAGVAQGLALLAHVLRARGTDAVAVEDPGSRGALDQMAFWGLRPVEVPVDGEGLRVGELAATGVTAAVLTPAHQFPTGVVLSPRRRRALLAWAADGNLIVEDDYDAEHRYDRAPVAAVQGSAPDRVAYLGSVSKSLAPGMRTGWLIAPRGMQAELLAAKHASDLGNPALPQLVLAELLGSGDYERHLRGVRTRQRSRRDALLAGLRAHLPEARVAGVAAGLHLLVTLPGPVEDTVLAERVAAAGVLVQPLSWHRRRPGPPGLVIGYAAHPPDRLTEAAARIGRALNPPGRSRSR; encoded by the coding sequence ATGTCCGGGTCGGACTTTCTGCAGCTGAAACCGGGGGACGCCCGTCCGGCGGGGCTGACCGCCTGGCTGACCGAGGGACTGCGGGCGGCGATCGCGGCCGGCCGGCTGACCCCCGGTGACCGGCTGCCCGCGACCCGGCTTCTCGCCGCCGAGCTGGGGGTCTCCCGGGGTGTGGTGGTGCAGGCCTACCAGCGGCTGGCCGACGAAGGGCTGGCCGGGGCGCGGACCGGATCGGGGACCGTGGTGACCGGGCGCGGACCGGAACGGTCGCCGCGCCCGGCGGCGGACCGGCGGCGGACCCTGCACCAGCTGCGGTTGCCGCTCTCCACCCCGGACGGCATCGAGATCGACCTGTCGCCGGGAGTGCCGGATCTGTCGGCGTTCCCGCGGGCGGCGTGGTTGCGGGCCGAGCGGGCGGTGCTGGGCCGGGTGACCGCGGCCGACCTGCGGTACGGCGATCCCGGCGGCACGCCACGGCTGCGGTCGGTGCTGGTGGGCTGGCTGGCGCGTACCCGCGGGGTCCGGTGCGAAGCCGACGACGTGATCGTCACCGCGGGTGTCGCGCAAGGGCTCGCCCTGCTCGCGCATGTTCTTCGCGCCCGTGGCACGGACGCGGTGGCGGTGGAGGACCCGGGGTCGCGCGGCGCCCTGGACCAGATGGCGTTCTGGGGGTTGCGGCCGGTGGAGGTGCCGGTCGACGGCGAGGGCCTGCGGGTGGGTGAGCTGGCCGCGACCGGGGTGACGGCCGCGGTGCTGACTCCGGCGCACCAGTTCCCGACCGGGGTGGTGCTGTCGCCACGGCGGCGGCGAGCGCTGCTGGCCTGGGCGGCGGACGGCAACCTGATCGTCGAGGACGACTACGACGCCGAGCATCGTTACGATCGGGCGCCGGTGGCCGCGGTGCAGGGGTCGGCACCGGACCGGGTGGCGTACCTGGGCAGTGTCTCGAAGTCACTCGCCCCCGGGATGCGGACCGGCTGGCTGATCGCGCCGCGAGGCATGCAGGCCGAACTGCTGGCCGCCAAACACGCCAGCGACCTGGGTAATCCGGCGCTGCCACAGTTGGTGCTGGCCGAGTTGCTGGGTTCGGGTGACTACGAGCGGCATCTGCGCGGGGTTCGTACCCGGCAGCGGTCTCGCCGGGACGCCCTGCTGGCCGGGTTGCGCGCGCATCTGCCGGAGGCCCGCGTCGCCGGCGTGGCCGCCGGCCTGCATCTGCTGGTGACGCTGCCCGGCCCCGTCGAGGACACGGTTCTGGCCGAGCGGGTGGCGGCGGCCGGTGTGCTGGTGCAGCCGCTGTCCTGGCATCGCCGCCGGCCGGGGCCGCCCGGCCTGGTGATCGGCTATGCCGCGCACCCGCCGGACCGCCTGACCGAGGCCGCCGCCCGGATCGGGCGGGCGCTCAATCCTCCAGGACGGTCACGAAGTCGATGA
- a CDS encoding DUF3097 domain-containing protein, whose translation MYGEDVMAGDWRRRKVVPEVDAEPDLVVEDADSGFCGAVVGFELGAVVLEDRFGKRRNFPLEPAAFLLDGRPVTLRRPVRAQPAQRRMTASGSIAVAGVKAQVAKASRIWVEGIHDAALVERIWGDDLRIEGIVVEPLSGIDDLAGDVREFGPSKTRRLGVLVDHLVPGSKESRIVAAVKDPNVLVTGHPYVDVWQAVKPERVGLRAWPVIPPGRPWKEGVCEAVGVREPADMWRRILASVSSYKDVETPLINSVERLIDFVTVLED comes from the coding sequence ATGTATGGGGAGGATGTGATGGCGGGCGACTGGCGCCGCCGCAAGGTTGTTCCGGAGGTGGACGCCGAACCGGATCTGGTCGTCGAGGACGCCGATTCCGGGTTCTGCGGGGCCGTGGTCGGGTTCGAGCTGGGTGCGGTCGTGCTGGAGGACCGGTTCGGGAAACGGCGCAACTTCCCGCTCGAACCGGCGGCGTTCCTGCTGGACGGCCGGCCGGTCACCCTGCGGCGGCCGGTGCGCGCGCAGCCCGCTCAGCGGCGGATGACCGCCTCCGGCTCGATCGCCGTCGCCGGTGTGAAAGCCCAGGTGGCGAAGGCCAGCCGGATCTGGGTCGAGGGCATTCACGACGCCGCCCTGGTCGAGCGGATCTGGGGTGACGACCTGCGGATCGAGGGCATCGTCGTGGAGCCGCTGTCCGGGATCGACGATCTCGCCGGGGACGTCCGGGAGTTCGGGCCGTCGAAGACCCGGCGGCTCGGTGTTCTGGTCGACCATCTGGTGCCCGGGTCCAAGGAGAGCCGGATCGTCGCCGCTGTCAAGGACCCGAACGTGCTGGTCACCGGTCATCCCTACGTGGACGTGTGGCAGGCCGTCAAACCGGAACGGGTCGGTTTGCGGGCCTGGCCGGTCATTCCGCCCGGCCGTCCGTGGAAGGAAGGCGTCTGCGAAGCCGTGGGCGTGCGCGAACCGGCCGACATGTGGCGGCGGATCCTCGCGTCGGTCAGCTCCTACAAGGACGTCGAGACCCCGTTGATCAACTCGGTGGAGCGGCTCATCGACTTCGTGACCGTCCTGGAGGATTGA
- a CDS encoding GTPase domain-containing protein: MTTVDIEAVRDWLERLPGGSLAGRYAADWDAFAKRDRPVVTLFGSYDTGKSSLLRRLLADAGEEVPGWLTISARHETFEVGDAELGGCVVRDTPGFAVGASDIRGLNNSHRAVTAVGLTDVGVVVLTPQLATAERDLLARLVTRGWPAGALWFVISRFDEAGVDPEDDPEGYRELGDRKAGELRELFGLDDRARIFVVAQDPFQTAGPDTSPGPQTWDDFRDWDGMRDLAAAFAAVSPVDLPGWRAAAGRRYWSAALDDTLSELRGQLADYTARAATAAEGVANRVRFEGELDTLHRAALAGLDGLVEDVMRRLEEPGDLQSEIQRTLEQWFTRHEARLQRLRQSIHQATERDRAQPSWAGFASLVETLGTATSTPAASPRVGGHFERVGPMLLGALKAGVDATGAKAATRWGRHLGTAEAALPLVVYLAKAGDEWAAGRAGRTHDRAEAERRQQVAAEFTRRAREAWQPFADDVRAEIVAVTGEQVDLDPGLHRIVERLREAVTEGEALSRGR; the protein is encoded by the coding sequence GTGACTACGGTCGACATCGAAGCCGTGCGGGACTGGCTGGAACGGCTGCCGGGCGGATCACTGGCCGGACGGTACGCCGCGGACTGGGACGCGTTCGCGAAGCGGGACCGGCCGGTCGTGACCCTCTTCGGGTCCTACGACACCGGGAAGAGCTCCCTGCTCCGGCGGCTGCTGGCCGACGCGGGCGAGGAGGTTCCCGGCTGGCTGACGATCAGCGCCCGGCACGAGACCTTCGAGGTCGGCGACGCCGAACTGGGCGGCTGCGTGGTCCGTGACACGCCCGGGTTCGCGGTCGGCGCCTCGGACATCCGGGGACTGAACAACTCGCACCGGGCGGTGACGGCGGTCGGGCTCACCGATGTCGGCGTCGTGGTGCTGACTCCCCAGCTGGCCACCGCCGAACGGGACCTGCTGGCCCGGCTCGTCACGCGCGGCTGGCCGGCCGGGGCGCTGTGGTTCGTGATCTCCCGGTTCGACGAGGCGGGAGTGGACCCGGAGGACGACCCCGAGGGCTACCGGGAGCTTGGTGACCGCAAGGCCGGCGAGTTGCGGGAGCTGTTCGGGCTGGACGACCGGGCCCGGATCTTCGTCGTCGCGCAGGACCCGTTCCAGACGGCCGGGCCGGACACCTCGCCCGGCCCTCAGACGTGGGACGACTTCCGGGACTGGGACGGCATGCGGGACCTCGCCGCTGCCTTCGCCGCGGTGTCCCCGGTGGATCTGCCCGGATGGCGGGCGGCGGCCGGCCGGCGCTACTGGTCCGCGGCCCTGGACGACACCCTGAGCGAACTGCGCGGACAGCTCGCGGACTACACGGCACGGGCCGCGACGGCGGCGGAGGGGGTCGCCAACCGTGTGCGGTTCGAGGGCGAACTCGACACCCTGCACCGGGCCGCCCTCGCCGGACTCGACGGCCTGGTCGAGGACGTGATGCGGCGGCTGGAGGAACCGGGCGACCTCCAGTCCGAGATCCAGCGCACCCTCGAGCAGTGGTTCACCCGGCACGAGGCCCGCCTGCAACGGTTGCGGCAGTCGATCCACCAGGCCACCGAGCGGGACCGGGCGCAGCCGTCCTGGGCCGGGTTCGCGTCACTGGTCGAGACACTCGGGACCGCGACGAGCACCCCGGCGGCGTCCCCGCGGGTCGGCGGGCATTTCGAGCGGGTCGGGCCGATGTTGCTCGGCGCACTGAAAGCCGGAGTGGACGCCACCGGAGCCAAGGCGGCCACCCGCTGGGGACGGCACCTAGGCACTGCCGAGGCCGCCCTGCCACTCGTCGTCTACCTGGCGAAAGCCGGTGACGAGTGGGCGGCGGGCCGGGCCGGGCGCACCCACGACCGGGCCGAGGCCGAGAGGCGGCAGCAGGTCGCGGCCGAGTTCACCAGGCGGGCCCGCGAGGCCTGGCAGCCGTTCGCCGACGACGTGCGGGCCGAGATCGTCGCGGTGACCGGCGAACAGGTCGACCTCGACCCGGGCCTGCACCGGATCGTCGAGCGACTGCGCGAAGCCGTCACCGAGGGCGAGGCGCTCAGCCGCGGTCGGTGA
- a CDS encoding DMT family transporter: MKALPALAGAAGMVFVGGSVAVSGRLADAPLFTVQALRYTVACLLLLGWARWSGTRIRLPRGPDLLWLLGVTGTGLVLFNVALVQGSRHAEPAVIGVAVACVPIVLAAVGPLLEGRRPAARVLAAAVVVTLGAALVQGLGRTDATGVAWAAVTFAGEAAFTLLAVPVLSRHGPLGVSVHTTWLGAAMFAILGLAVEGPGAVFRLRAADLLAGAYLAVLVTAVAFVLWYTCVARIGAARAGLLTGVAPIAAAATGVALGGPLPSAAVWLGIATVIAGLTLGFVVRSEPLPTVESAHPRAHVVT, encoded by the coding sequence ATGAAAGCTCTCCCCGCACTCGCGGGCGCGGCCGGAATGGTCTTCGTCGGCGGTAGCGTCGCCGTCTCCGGCCGTCTCGCCGACGCGCCCCTGTTCACCGTGCAGGCCCTCCGCTACACCGTCGCCTGCCTGCTGCTGCTCGGCTGGGCCCGATGGTCGGGCACCCGGATTCGGTTACCCCGCGGACCCGACCTGCTCTGGCTGCTCGGTGTCACCGGCACCGGGCTGGTGCTCTTCAACGTGGCACTGGTCCAGGGCTCCCGGCACGCCGAACCGGCGGTCATCGGCGTGGCCGTCGCCTGCGTCCCGATCGTCCTGGCCGCCGTCGGCCCGCTGCTGGAGGGCCGCCGCCCCGCCGCCCGGGTACTGGCCGCCGCCGTCGTGGTGACCCTCGGCGCCGCCCTGGTCCAGGGACTCGGCCGCACCGACGCCACCGGCGTCGCCTGGGCGGCCGTCACGTTCGCTGGTGAGGCCGCGTTCACCCTGCTCGCGGTGCCGGTGCTGAGCCGCCACGGGCCGCTGGGCGTCTCGGTGCACACCACCTGGCTGGGCGCGGCGATGTTCGCGATCCTGGGACTGGCCGTCGAGGGGCCGGGCGCGGTGTTCCGGCTCCGGGCCGCCGACCTGCTGGCCGGCGCCTACCTGGCGGTGTTGGTGACGGCGGTGGCGTTCGTGCTCTGGTACACGTGCGTGGCCCGGATCGGCGCCGCCCGCGCCGGGTTGCTCACCGGAGTCGCCCCGATCGCGGCGGCCGCCACCGGCGTGGCCCTCGGCGGCCCACTCCCGTCGGCCGCGGTCTGGCTGGGCATCGCCACGGTCATAGCGGGCCTGACCCTGGGTTTCGTGGTCCGCTCCGAGCCGCTGCCCACCGTGGAGTCCGCGCATCCCCGGGCCCACGTGGTGACGTAG
- a CDS encoding NUDIX domain-containing protein encodes MSGPDRYAHCTFCGARFTPGQAWPRRCGACGEVSYLNPSPVAVAVQPVGAGLLAVRRGIAPARGRLALPGGFIDVGETWQAAAARELFEETGVKTDPTTIRLYDTVSAPDGTILVFGLLPPLSSTAALPPAPVVDETMSREVLYGPTELGFSIHTAIATRWFTDRG; translated from the coding sequence GTGAGCGGCCCGGACCGTTACGCGCACTGCACGTTCTGCGGCGCGCGGTTCACGCCCGGTCAGGCGTGGCCGCGCCGCTGTGGCGCCTGCGGCGAGGTCAGCTATCTGAACCCGAGCCCGGTGGCGGTCGCGGTGCAGCCGGTCGGCGCCGGTCTGCTCGCGGTGCGGCGTGGCATCGCCCCGGCCCGCGGCCGGCTGGCCCTGCCGGGTGGTTTCATCGACGTCGGCGAGACCTGGCAGGCGGCCGCGGCCCGCGAGCTGTTCGAGGAGACCGGGGTGAAGACCGACCCCACGACCATCCGGTTGTACGACACGGTCAGCGCCCCCGACGGCACGATCCTGGTCTTCGGCCTGCTCCCACCGTTGTCGAGCACAGCGGCGCTGCCACCGGCCCCGGTGGTGGACGAGACGATGAGCCGCGAGGTGTTGTACGGCCCGACCGAACTGGGCTTCAGCATCCACACGGCGATCGCCACCCGCTGGTTCACCGACCGCGGCTGA
- a CDS encoding serine hydrolase domain-containing protein yields MPLLPETVRRIDEITARAQAEGRVPSIALGVVRDRAVLHFAGAGVQPRPDPKTQYRIGSITKTITATLVMQLRDEGFLTLDDQLHRHLPGTPVGGVTLRQLLGHVSGLQREPDGPWWERTTGGSVGDLLAGLTPEKLSGSPNRRFRYSNLGYGLLGAVLERVTGQGWTELAGKRVLDPLGMKRTTCAPVEPYARGHVVHALDSALHEEPRPDTGAMAPAGQLWSTVTDMAKWAAVLADPAPAVLSRETVDEMCAPVAISDLETWTEGHGLGPQLFRAGERVYAGHGGSMPGYVSHLAVHRRSRMGVIVFANAYGLHGTSIKKISLTALTAALDGEPEPVEPWRPPAEPHGEAAGIQGRWWWMGREYSIDPDADGLLMTGPDHRTRFTAETPDRWRGVSGFNEGEILRIERSPTGEVTHLNIATFVFHRNPRHPA; encoded by the coding sequence GTGCCGTTGCTTCCGGAGACCGTCCGCCGGATCGATGAGATCACCGCCCGGGCCCAGGCGGAGGGCCGGGTGCCGTCGATCGCCCTGGGCGTCGTCCGGGACCGCGCGGTGCTGCACTTCGCGGGCGCCGGAGTGCAGCCCCGGCCGGACCCGAAGACCCAGTACCGGATCGGCTCGATCACCAAGACGATCACCGCGACCCTGGTGATGCAACTGCGTGACGAAGGGTTCCTCACCCTCGACGACCAGCTCCACCGGCACCTGCCCGGCACCCCCGTCGGCGGCGTGACCCTGCGCCAGCTGCTCGGCCACGTCTCCGGGCTGCAGCGCGAACCCGACGGCCCGTGGTGGGAGCGAACCACCGGCGGGAGCGTCGGCGACCTGCTGGCCGGGCTCACCCCCGAGAAGCTGTCCGGGTCACCGAACCGGCGGTTCCGGTACTCCAACCTCGGTTACGGGCTGCTCGGCGCGGTGCTGGAACGTGTCACCGGCCAGGGCTGGACCGAACTCGCCGGTAAACGGGTCCTCGACCCGCTCGGCATGAAACGGACCACCTGCGCGCCGGTGGAACCGTACGCCCGCGGTCATGTCGTTCACGCCCTGGACTCGGCCCTGCACGAGGAGCCCCGCCCCGACACCGGCGCGATGGCCCCCGCCGGGCAGCTCTGGTCCACCGTCACCGACATGGCCAAATGGGCCGCTGTGCTGGCCGACCCCGCACCGGCGGTGCTGTCCCGGGAGACCGTCGACGAGATGTGCGCCCCGGTCGCGATCAGCGACCTCGAAACCTGGACCGAAGGCCACGGACTGGGCCCGCAACTGTTCCGGGCCGGCGAACGCGTCTACGCCGGCCACGGCGGCTCGATGCCCGGTTACGTCTCCCACCTGGCCGTCCATCGCCGCAGCCGGATGGGGGTGATCGTCTTCGCCAACGCCTACGGCCTGCACGGCACCAGCATCAAGAAGATCAGCCTGACCGCCCTGACCGCCGCCCTGGACGGCGAACCCGAACCGGTCGAACCGTGGCGCCCGCCCGCCGAACCACACGGCGAGGCCGCCGGGATCCAGGGCCGCTGGTGGTGGATGGGCCGCGAATACTCGATCGACCCCGACGCCGACGGGCTCCTGATGACCGGCCCCGACCACCGCACCCGCTTCACCGCCGAGACCCCCGACCGCTGGCGCGGCGTCTCCGGCTTCAACGAGGGCGAGATCCTACGGATCGAACGCTCCCCCACCGGCGAGGTCACGCACCTGAACATCGCCACGTTCGTCTTCCACCGAAACCCCCGACACCCGGCCTGA
- a CDS encoding GTPase: MTTAGESLEEAVRAAVEQGHTELAHLDDLTDDLVATFESGADTRLDGFARWFTGDLRRHLDRERESLGTFNIAFFGRTGVGKSTLLSTFGRLDGEYVSPGDSDWTTEVRPIEWRNCRLYDTPGINGWGRTESRDDLEAEARKAVEIADIVLLCFDNQSQQAMEFAKIAAWIKDHGKPVVAVLNVRNPRWRHPARVPEARRRNLSEPVRQHADNIRAELAAIGLAGTPVVAIHSQRALFARATTPFRGPDQIQKGFHRQREEFGTDYLDRWSNFGTLERLIVASIAEGGADLRLTALREDIRSRCHRGIAELETLATGIEQEAAALENRVASLFALVGYPDDTERAEWLQEDLVATSEQARGVPYTSPAKGTLDRFVRHLAASHLAGSRRKAKAAADDLIRAAFDEQKTIDESAFAATVFDQDAVSTAADALAADRRAFLQRELEVTVDHETTANGPAVSHAATILGAEGGGVAGDVVRGTGIAVGLGVLALPIFLTPVGWAFGVAAAGVGIASQVQQFVGKKISRDRAEQARKARSQAIADSHRAVDQTFDECEDTLVRDSRRAAWTSLAPTTAASLRTAIELRLALTRIARMIDSLRTCAGSIRTAPEAAAVLLRAQHRLAESPAEVTRLLLGEDWLGAAGDHRPVRIDPAVHEVYSRRRQEDHDRLTRAMAAAWQTPSTAPWRHRLAAAARADPALSDIARTFDRVAGARPALAVLGDYNSGKSSLVRRILVDAGGRPHAAFDIRASPATSTANRYHLDRLDLVDTPGLQSGHDGHDTTAPAAIVEAALVFVVVHINLLVGDTAILEELARGSATLAAKGGRMVFLINRCDELGPDPITDPEKFLHLQNRKREELRTAFAARCVEVGTDRIHCLAGDPFGGVGADPAAVPGDFDENRLWDGVAALTGALSALSGDQLSAAAESAALDAALTGLERHRHRLDLVRADGARDLELAESVIATLQAALKDAVLLDSALREDARRMVDRHTVPAKAAVVEIDRKDAQKLTDLVDSWWKAPEFEADLERFLAAAGRELDEWHSDHVAAIGRELRAAEFRVTPAFAAEFEARGSAWHENVTEGAGNVAAVVAPLVRALGSRDAVYAIGKQFGHNFKPWGAVRGGANVARAGAVLAVVAAAVDAVTMVNDIQKAGEHQQQQESAARAIDERAAGLADQITGDGPIGLLDQWTGELRALLGEHLALAASIRERMTEATTRAEAAGTLIAAAGELTGTSEGY, from the coding sequence TTGACGACAGCGGGAGAGTCGCTCGAGGAGGCCGTTCGTGCGGCCGTCGAGCAGGGACACACGGAACTGGCGCATCTGGACGACCTGACCGACGACCTGGTGGCCACCTTCGAGTCCGGTGCGGACACCAGGTTGGACGGTTTCGCCCGCTGGTTCACCGGGGATCTGCGCCGGCATCTCGACCGGGAACGCGAGTCGCTCGGGACGTTCAACATCGCCTTCTTCGGGCGGACCGGCGTCGGGAAGAGCACTCTGCTGTCGACGTTCGGCCGGCTCGACGGGGAGTACGTCTCCCCTGGTGACAGCGACTGGACCACCGAGGTGCGCCCGATCGAATGGCGTAACTGCCGGCTGTACGACACTCCGGGGATCAACGGCTGGGGCCGGACCGAGAGCCGGGACGACCTCGAAGCCGAAGCCCGTAAGGCGGTCGAGATCGCCGACATCGTGCTTCTGTGCTTCGACAACCAGTCCCAGCAGGCGATGGAGTTCGCGAAGATCGCCGCCTGGATCAAGGACCACGGGAAACCGGTGGTGGCGGTCCTCAACGTCCGCAATCCACGCTGGCGTCACCCGGCCCGGGTCCCCGAGGCCCGTCGCCGGAACCTGTCCGAGCCGGTCCGTCAGCACGCCGACAACATCCGGGCCGAGCTGGCCGCGATCGGACTGGCCGGCACCCCGGTCGTCGCGATCCACAGCCAGCGGGCCCTGTTCGCCCGCGCCACCACCCCGTTCCGCGGTCCGGACCAGATCCAGAAGGGCTTCCACCGGCAGCGCGAGGAGTTCGGCACCGACTACCTCGACCGATGGTCGAACTTCGGCACGCTGGAACGGCTGATCGTCGCCTCGATCGCGGAGGGCGGCGCCGATCTGCGGCTGACCGCGCTGCGCGAGGACATCCGGTCCCGGTGCCACCGGGGGATCGCCGAACTCGAAACCCTGGCGACCGGGATCGAACAGGAGGCCGCGGCCCTGGAGAACCGGGTCGCGTCACTGTTCGCCCTGGTGGGCTACCCGGACGACACCGAACGGGCCGAGTGGCTGCAAGAGGACCTGGTCGCCACCTCCGAGCAGGCGCGCGGGGTACCGTACACGTCGCCGGCCAAGGGGACCCTGGACCGTTTCGTCCGGCACCTCGCCGCCTCGCATCTGGCCGGAAGCCGCCGCAAGGCGAAGGCCGCCGCGGACGATCTGATCCGGGCCGCCTTCGACGAACAGAAGACGATCGACGAGTCGGCGTTCGCCGCGACCGTGTTCGACCAGGACGCCGTCTCCACCGCGGCGGACGCCCTCGCGGCCGACCGCCGGGCGTTCCTGCAGCGCGAACTGGAAGTCACGGTGGACCACGAGACCACCGCGAACGGCCCGGCGGTCTCGCACGCCGCGACGATCCTCGGCGCCGAGGGCGGCGGCGTGGCGGGTGACGTGGTCCGCGGGACCGGCATCGCGGTCGGCCTGGGCGTCCTCGCACTGCCGATCTTCCTGACCCCGGTCGGCTGGGCGTTCGGGGTGGCCGCGGCCGGTGTCGGCATCGCCAGTCAGGTCCAGCAGTTCGTCGGTAAGAAGATCAGCCGGGACCGGGCGGAGCAGGCCCGGAAAGCCCGCTCCCAGGCGATCGCCGACTCGCATCGAGCGGTGGACCAGACGTTCGACGAATGCGAGGACACCCTCGTCCGGGACAGCCGACGAGCGGCCTGGACCTCGCTGGCCCCCACCACTGCCGCGTCGCTGCGCACCGCGATCGAGCTGCGCCTGGCCCTGACCCGGATCGCGCGGATGATCGACAGCCTGCGGACCTGTGCCGGATCGATCCGGACGGCGCCCGAGGCGGCCGCGGTCCTGCTGCGCGCGCAGCACCGGTTGGCGGAGTCCCCGGCCGAGGTGACCCGGTTGCTGCTGGGCGAGGACTGGCTCGGTGCCGCCGGCGATCACCGTCCGGTACGGATCGACCCGGCCGTCCACGAGGTGTACTCACGTCGCCGCCAGGAGGACCACGACCGGCTGACACGGGCGATGGCGGCGGCGTGGCAGACACCGTCGACAGCGCCGTGGCGGCACCGGCTGGCGGCGGCGGCCCGAGCCGATCCGGCGTTGTCCGACATCGCCCGGACCTTCGATCGGGTCGCCGGGGCGCGGCCTGCACTGGCCGTCCTCGGTGACTACAACTCGGGGAAGTCGTCACTGGTCCGCCGGATCCTGGTGGACGCCGGCGGGCGCCCGCACGCGGCGTTCGACATCCGGGCGTCGCCGGCGACCTCGACCGCGAACCGCTATCACCTCGACCGGCTCGATCTGGTGGACACCCCGGGCCTGCAGAGCGGGCACGACGGGCACGACACCACCGCACCGGCGGCGATCGTCGAGGCCGCCCTGGTGTTCGTCGTGGTCCACATCAACCTGCTGGTCGGGGACACCGCGATCCTGGAGGAACTGGCGCGCGGCTCGGCGACACTCGCCGCCAAGGGCGGGCGGATGGTGTTCCTCATCAACCGGTGCGACGAGTTGGGCCCCGACCCGATCACCGACCCGGAGAAGTTCCTGCACCTGCAGAACCGCAAACGCGAGGAGCTGCGGACCGCCTTCGCCGCACGTTGCGTCGAGGTCGGGACGGACCGGATCCACTGCCTGGCCGGTGATCCGTTCGGCGGGGTGGGCGCCGACCCGGCAGCGGTACCGGGCGACTTCGACGAGAACCGGCTGTGGGACGGCGTGGCCGCACTGACCGGCGCCCTGTCCGCCCTCTCCGGCGACCAGCTGTCGGCAGCGGCGGAATCGGCGGCGCTCGACGCCGCGCTCACCGGCCTCGAACGACACCGGCACCGCCTCGACCTGGTACGGGCGGACGGTGCGAGGGACCTGGAACTCGCGGAATCGGTGATCGCCACCCTCCAGGCCGCGCTGAAGGACGCCGTGCTCCTGGACAGCGCCCTGCGCGAGGACGCCCGCCGGATGGTGGACCGGCACACGGTGCCGGCGAAAGCAGCGGTCGTGGAGATCGATCGCAAGGACGCGCAGAAGCTGACCGACCTGGTCGACTCCTGGTGGAAGGCGCCGGAGTTCGAAGCCGATCTGGAACGTTTCCTGGCCGCGGCCGGCCGCGAACTCGACGAATGGCACAGCGATCACGTCGCGGCGATCGGCCGGGAGTTGCGTGCCGCCGAGTTCCGGGTGACACCCGCGTTCGCGGCGGAGTTCGAGGCCCGCGGAAGCGCCTGGCACGAGAACGTGACCGAGGGCGCCGGCAACGTCGCGGCCGTGGTGGCGCCGCTGGTGAGAGCCCTGGGCAGCCGGGACGCGGTCTACGCGATCGGCAAGCAGTTCGGCCACAACTTCAAGCCGTGGGGCGCGGTGCGGGGCGGCGCCAACGTGGCCCGCGCCGGGGCCGTCCTCGCGGTGGTCGCCGCCGCCGTGGACGCCGTGACGATGGTCAACGACATCCAGAAGGCCGGCGAACACCAGCAGCAGCAGGAGTCGGCGGCGCGGGCCATCGACGAGAGGGCCGCCGGGCTCGCCGATCAGATCACCGGCGACGGCCCGATCGGGCTCCTCGACCAGTGGACCGGGGAACTCCGGGCACTGCTCGGCGAGCATCTCGCTCTCGCGGCGTCGATCCGCGAACGGATGACCGAGGCCACGACACGGGCCGAGGCGGCCGGAACACTGATCGCGGCCGCGGGCGAACTGACCGGGACATCGGAGGGGTACTAG
- a CDS encoding NUDIX hydrolase, translating to MTAPVVVVAAAWVCVRDRRVLTVRAGDSDAFYLPGGKPEPGESDAEAAAREAVEEVGVHVDPAGLSHFSTIDAPAHNRPPGTRVRLVCFTGTFAGVPAPASEIVEIGWFTSADRPRCAPAIQLLLDELVGASLID from the coding sequence GTGACCGCACCCGTGGTGGTCGTCGCGGCGGCCTGGGTCTGTGTCCGGGACCGGCGGGTGCTCACCGTCCGGGCGGGTGACTCGGACGCGTTCTACCTGCCCGGCGGCAAGCCCGAGCCGGGGGAGTCCGACGCCGAGGCCGCCGCCCGCGAGGCGGTCGAGGAGGTGGGGGTGCACGTCGACCCGGCCGGGCTGAGCCATTTCAGCACGATCGACGCGCCCGCCCACAACCGTCCACCCGGGACCCGGGTCCGCCTGGTCTGCTTCACCGGCACCTTCGCCGGTGTTCCGGCTCCGGCCTCGGAGATCGTCGAGATCGGCTGGTTCACCTCAGCCGATCGGCCCCGGTGCGCCCCCGCCATTCAGCTGCTCCTGGACGAGCTGGTGGGAGCTAGCCTGATCGACTGA